In Fluviispira sanaruensis, a genomic segment contains:
- a CDS encoding cryptochrome/photolyase family protein, with translation MQFRKTIVWLRRDLRLEDNIALSKACEMSENVLPLFVFDSNILSKIKNKEDRRVQFIYETLLQLKEDLNNKGKDILILYGKPEVEIPKIAINLNVDALFCNKDYENYAYTRDHSVKKQLQAHNIQFFAFKDQVIFEEKEILNKQAQPYQVFTPYKRAWLAMYQREKIKEAKYKIDKLFSLQSLNGFNSTLSLTDIGFKAIHLQFKIGRAGGIECLQNFATKLSHYHETRDLFAVEGTSRLSVHLRFGTLSIRELFHFAEKNHSQGSDIWQAELIWREFYKMILCQFPYVEEQCFKQQCVNIQWHDNPEYFEKWKNGMTGFPIIDAAMRQFNQTGWMHNRLRMIVASFLTKDLLLDYRKGEEYFADNLIDFDLSSNNGGWQWCASTGCDAQPYFRVFNPAAQSKKFDPSGAFIRKYCPELKLLDDRYIHEPINSPEKVLTSAQCRLGIDYPKPIVQHDIQRLKAMNLFH, from the coding sequence TTGCAATTTAGAAAAACTATCGTTTGGCTTAGACGAGATTTACGTTTAGAAGATAATATCGCTTTGAGTAAAGCTTGTGAAATGTCTGAAAATGTTCTTCCGCTGTTCGTTTTTGATTCGAATATTTTGAGTAAAATAAAGAATAAAGAAGATAGAAGAGTCCAGTTTATTTATGAAACTTTGCTTCAATTGAAAGAGGATCTTAATAATAAGGGGAAAGATATATTAATTTTATATGGAAAACCCGAAGTAGAAATCCCAAAAATTGCGATAAATTTAAATGTCGACGCTCTCTTTTGTAATAAAGATTATGAGAATTATGCGTATACGAGAGATCATTCCGTAAAGAAACAACTGCAAGCACACAATATCCAATTCTTTGCATTTAAAGATCAAGTGATTTTTGAAGAAAAAGAAATTTTAAATAAACAAGCTCAGCCCTACCAAGTATTTACTCCCTATAAAAGAGCTTGGTTAGCTATGTATCAAAGGGAAAAGATTAAAGAGGCAAAGTATAAAATTGATAAATTATTTTCATTGCAGAGTCTAAATGGATTCAATTCAACTCTATCCCTTACAGATATTGGTTTTAAAGCAATTCATCTGCAGTTTAAAATCGGGCGAGCGGGAGGTATCGAATGTCTGCAGAATTTTGCAACTAAATTGAGCCATTATCATGAGACGAGGGATCTTTTTGCTGTGGAAGGGACTTCACGACTATCAGTGCATTTGCGCTTTGGTACTTTATCCATTCGAGAACTTTTTCACTTTGCCGAGAAAAATCATTCACAAGGATCTGATATTTGGCAAGCGGAGCTGATTTGGCGAGAATTTTATAAGATGATCCTCTGTCAATTTCCTTATGTAGAAGAACAATGTTTTAAGCAGCAGTGTGTAAATATACAGTGGCATGACAATCCTGAGTATTTTGAAAAGTGGAAAAATGGGATGACTGGTTTTCCCATCATCGATGCCGCAATGCGCCAGTTTAACCAAACAGGTTGGATGCACAATCGATTGCGTATGATTGTAGCATCTTTTTTAACTAAAGATCTCTTATTAGATTATAGAAAAGGCGAAGAATATTTTGCTGATAATTTGATCGATTTTGACTTATCATCCAACAATGGCGGATGGCAGTGGTGTGCGTCAACGGGTTGCGATGCTCAACCTTATTTTAGAGTTTTTAACCCAGCAGCTCAATCCAAGAAATTTGATCCCAGTGGAGCTTTTATCCGTAAATATTGTCCCGAACTAAAATTATTGGATGATAGATATATTCATGAGCCAATAAATTCCCCTGAAAAGGTTTTAACTTCAGCTCAGTGCAGATTAGGAATAGATTATCCCAAACCAATTGTTCAACACGATATTCAGCGTTTAAAAGCAATGAATCTGTTTCATTAA